Genomic segment of Arachis stenosperma cultivar V10309 chromosome 4, arast.V10309.gnm1.PFL2, whole genome shotgun sequence:
TACACTGACCCAACAAATAAAGCCAGGCCCAATAAGGTAAAAGACTCAATCCAAAAAGGAGGTCTCCAACTCCCACCCGACCTCCTTAAAGAGGTCAGACACCGCGAAGGAGCCCAACTCTACTTGCCCAAGCTAGTAAATGCCTCCACAAATCTCTCCCACTATCTCTATCCTCCCTAAAAGATAGATTCCAACAAACTCCTAAGATAAAGAAAACAGTTATCTATAAATAAAGATAGAACTACTTCAACAAAGGTGGTTATCGACTCAACTATAAATACATTACACCTCTCATGTATAATTTACATTCTAATCAGGGGCGGAGCTAGGCTAACTATTTAGGGGGGGCGGTGTTTAATAATTTActacaaatattttatattactatttctattgataaaattatatatatatatatatatatatatatatatatatatatatatatatatatatataatctcaaTCAAAGTAAgacaataatatataaaaattaccACTTACAGTTTTGTATCATGAAAAGGCTATTCGAcgtttttttctattttcaaaatcatctaTAATTGAATTTGTGTCGAAAATAGCTGCtaattctttttctatatagATAACCAAATTGTCTGCAAGAAATTCATTAGCCATCTTACTTCGGAGTCTTGTCTTAACAATTTTTATTGCTGAAAAAGCTCTTTCTGTTGTTGCTGTAGACACTGGTAGAGTCAAAACAAGACGTATTAATATATCAACTATGTGATAAGTTCTTGATTTTCCCatttcttgcaacttgttgcACAATTCAGAAAGTGTACCAATGCCTTTCAAATGATTTGGTATATCATGCTGATAATGTTGCAACTGAGATTTCAAAATATTTAGCTCATTAGAAGAAAAGTCAAGAGGATAAAACTTCTCTGCTAACTTGCTAATTTCTTCAATATTAAATGATTTGAAATTGTCCTTAGGATCCAAAGCACAACTCAAAGTCAAAAGCTCTATTGTTTGCTCATTAAATCTACTATTCAACTCTTGTATTTGAGAGTCAATTGTTGCCAAGAATATATCTATTCGATAATGATGCTCAACTGTCACACTTGGTTGACAAGATCGACCTCTTCCAAAAACATATTGTGCACTCATATTAGGGActtcaatttcataattttcacaAAAATCTTTAACATTTGCAAGAAAATTGCACCATCCACCATCTCTTAATTGTTGAAGAAGTAACTTTGATGTAAAATCAATATGCATTGCATTAAGAATATCTTGAGATTGTTGTTGCATTGCTTGGGAAAGAACATTAGTGATTCCCATAATCTCTTTCATCAAGTACAAAGTgaaaacaaattcaaatgaCAATAATATTTTACCAACACCATAAGCCTCACCTTTTTGTGCATAAGTTGTCCCGTCTTCAATGATATTATTGAGAACAATGTTGGTAGCAGTAAATATTTTTACCAAACTGCAAATAGAATTAAAGTGAGAGCTCCATCGAGTATCCCCAACTCTTTGTAAAGTGCTTATTTGATTCGCACCTTTACCTGTTTCTAATTCATTTTGAGCAACAAAGTTTGCATTTTCAATTGCTTGAGTTTCTTGTAAttgatcatatctttttgaaGAAGCACTAACAATAGTGACAATAGAGTTTAATTGAGTAAAAAATTCATGAATTTGAAGTACCTCTCTTGAAGCTGCCACCAATGCTAATTGTAACCTATGAACAAAATAATGTATATAGTATGCTTGTGGAGAATCTTTAAGAAACAAAGCTTGCAAACCATTCCACTCACCCCGCATGTTGCTAGCACCATCATACCCTTGACCCCTAATATTTTCAACTTGGAGATTTTAATGAGAAAGGAAGAAATCAATTCTTTCTTTAAAGTTATTGCACAAGTATCAGTGACATGCACAAGATAAAAGAATCTCTCTTTAACAAAACCATCTAGTGTAACAACCTCCCTTCGCCCCTTCTAGAAACAAAATCAAATTCGAATTGTGAAAGTCAGTTAGGAGATGGGTttagaattttgaattatggatAGGAATCTAATAACCGCCAttcttttgaatttaaaattatccCAACCACCTTACCACTGAAAGTATATAAATAGGGGTACATCCATAGGTAGAAGATCACTCCTCTCAAACACTAATCCTTCCCCTTCTCTCTCTACGCAAATATTTTGTGTGCAAACACAAGAGGCAAGCTCATAGACAATAAAAGAGGCGTTAGAAAAAGAGTAGGAAACTATGCTTTTCTTACTTTTATGTTGGCATGTAGTatgttctattttattttcttccatCCATGCATGGTTACCATCTTTCTTGTGTCTTATGGCATTAATTCTCTTTTACTCACCCCTTATCCACATTGATCATGTTTATCTATTATGTCATTTATGTCCTCTTGATTCATTAGTAGATACCTtcttatgttttatttaattatttaatgtaCCTTAATTTTACCATGTGCATTTATATGACCTTTTATACCATTatatcattaatatttttttagggTCAAGAGTACATGTCTTCTTATAATTGTTTTATTCAAATATgtaatatatactattttattaTGTGCAATTATATGATCTTTTATACCATTGTATTATTAACATTTCTTTAGAACCGAAAGTACACGTCTTCTTATAATTGttttattcaactatttaataaatcctattttattatgtgaaattatATGAACTTTTATACTAttgtattattaatatttttttagagtCGAGAGTGCATACCttcttataatattttattcaactatttaaaaTACCCTATTTTTATGATGTACATTTATATGATCTTTTATACATTCCATTATTAATATCCTTTTAGAGTCGAGAGTACCTACTTTCTTATACCATCTTATTCAATTATTTAACATGCTCATTTTATCATTTTAGATGTCCCTCCTCTTGCATGATTTACTTTTGCATGATCTATTCTCGCATGAATCTCTTCTTGTGTATGCCTAAACAACCCTAATTGTAAATTAAACTGAGggaatgatccttcggtaagggaatgTGACCCCAAAGACAAGATAATCGAGATGATCATTCGGTAAGGAAAGGTGATCGGCAAATTTTTGGgaaccttcggtaagggaaggggactcacatcaattttatataataagataTCTTTGTTGATATAATTATTTTCTTGTGTATGTCTAAATAACCTTGATTGTAAATTAAACTGAGggaatgatccttcggtaaggaaAGGTGACCCCCAAAGACAAGATATTGAGATGATTCCTCGGTAAGGGAGGGTGATCgatcgagatgatccttcggtaagggaaggtgatcgccAAGACATTCGAGATAAgaaccttcggtaagggaaggggaCTCTCATTTATACCAGTTTGAGCTCAATACCTTTCATAAAAGTTATAAATTAAGGAAAAGAGAAAGTATAAGGCAAAGTTTGATCATGATGATGTTTTTCTAAAGATTTATTTATGAACATATCGACGTTTCATATGTTactattcttctatttttcgtaTGTGCTTTTCTTTTTACTTATGTGCTTTACAAGAAAGAATTATATTACATGCCATATCGTACGACTTCTTTTAAAATCTTGCACGTGGGCTAGAGATAGGCATGGAGGTGTTGCATAGCACTCCTACTGAGACCTTAGGTTctcatcccttttcttttcccATACTGTCTCCAGAGGAACATGGCACGGTGGATAGAGACGACGCAGTGCCCCCCGAAGGTAACTTCTCAGTACGACCCCTCGAAGCACGCGTGGGTAGTTACGACCACAACTACCGTACTCCAAACTGTCTACTTAGGTCGAGAGTTCGGGAGAAAGAATCCCAGCTGCCCGTCGtaaccttcttagataagaacgCTTCAGCATTCAAGAAACGGTCATCCAAAGTGGTGCATCTCGAATCAGATTCCGAGACAGAGGAAGAAGAATCTGACAACCCTGACCAGGAGAAAGATACCATGGAGGAGGATCAAGAGGAGGAGTCGAATCCTTGCGAAAGTCCAAAGGTGGAATACGTACCCTATTCACCCACCTCGGCACCCTGTCGAGTCTTAGTTCATCCCACATAATAGAACCGGATCTTCACTGCATAGAAAGGTATTGGAGGAAGACCACTGGTACCCCAATTCGTGAATAACTGAAGGGTCCCGATCAAGGATAGAATGGGATACAAGTATGGGAGCTTCTTCGACGAAATTAGTTAGGACGTATTAGTTTCTTTGTTATAATTACCTCTAAGCATTTTATTTTGAACCATACTCTTGGATAAGttattatttcatatttattatattcACTTCCATCGTTTTAGTGCTACTCGTTTTTCCCTTCACGCGCACTTCCTCCTCCCTTGCATAACGATTAAGTTCATTTTCTATCTCTATCAAGTGTGGCACCTTATTTAAAGACCTTCATAGATAGGATTTAacttagggtgttacattaatGGTATCAGAGCAAAGTCGATCCTAGGGATCCTATCTTAGGAGGTACAACTAATAAAACTTCTCCCTATGGTTATCCTTGAACAGGAAACCTATGGCAAGCTGTGGACGCCCACGTGGCTCGAGCTCGAGCTCCGCAAATCTAGCAAAGCACATG
This window contains:
- the LOC130974416 gene encoding uncharacterized protein LOC130974416, which encodes MRGEWNGLQALFLKDSPQAYYIHYFVHRLQLALVAASREVLQIHEFFTQLNSIVTIVSASSKRYDQLQETQAIENANFVAQNELETGKGANQISTLQRVGDTRWSSHFNSICSLVKIFTATNIVLNNIIEDGTTYAQKGEAYGVGKILLSFEFVFTLYLMKEIMGITNVLSQAMQQQSQDILNAMHIDFTSKLLLQQLRDGGWCNFLANVKDFCENYEIEVPNMSAQYVFGRGRSCQPSVTVEHHYRIDIFLATIDSQIQELNSRFNEQTIELLTLSCALDPKDNFKSFNIEEISKLAEKFYPLDFSSNELNILKSQLQHYQHDIPNHLKGIGTLSELCNKLQEMGKSRTYHIVDILIRLVLTLPVSTATTERAFSAIKIVKTRLRSKMANEFLADNLVIYIEKELAAIFDTNSIIDDFENRKKRRIAFS